From the genome of Pelomonas sp. SE-A7, one region includes:
- a CDS encoding phosphotransferase: MSLPLWPDAAREQEFHAWLQSLPASLQLRADSVALATEDASTRRYLRLRDEAGQSYIVMDAPTPPNDVRPFLAVGAMMSGCGLHVPAIHAADKERGFLLLEDLGETTYLKALQQATMPEAERLMRAATTTLVHWQTRGDATQLPAFDEAFVRRELQIFTDWCVQRHHGRQWNEQQQAWWEQICALLARNIAEQPVVPMHRDYMPRNLMLLADGTPGVLDFQDAVAGPIGYDIASLLRDAFLSWDEEQELDWAIRYWELARKAGLFGEAHWADDFGEFWRRLEWTGLQRHLKILGIYCRLHYRDGKSAYIADLPRFYAYCIKVAMRYVELAPLKRLLEDLRPELTQTGFNLR, translated from the coding sequence ATGAGCCTGCCCCTCTGGCCCGATGCGGCCCGCGAACAAGAATTCCATGCCTGGCTGCAGTCCCTGCCGGCCAGTCTGCAGCTGCGGGCCGACAGCGTGGCCCTGGCCACCGAGGACGCCAGCACGCGCCGCTATCTGCGGCTGCGCGATGAAGCCGGCCAGTCCTACATCGTGATGGACGCGCCGACGCCGCCCAACGACGTGCGGCCCTTCCTGGCGGTTGGCGCCATGATGTCCGGCTGCGGCCTGCATGTGCCGGCCATCCATGCGGCCGACAAGGAGCGCGGTTTCCTGCTGCTCGAAGACCTGGGCGAGACCACCTACCTGAAGGCCTTGCAGCAGGCCACGATGCCCGAGGCCGAACGCCTGATGCGGGCAGCCACCACCACCCTGGTGCACTGGCAGACCCGGGGCGATGCCACCCAGCTGCCAGCCTTCGACGAAGCCTTCGTGCGCCGCGAGCTGCAGATCTTCACCGACTGGTGCGTGCAGCGCCATCACGGCAGGCAGTGGAACGAGCAGCAGCAGGCCTGGTGGGAGCAGATCTGCGCTCTGCTGGCCCGCAACATTGCCGAGCAGCCGGTCGTGCCCATGCATCGCGACTACATGCCGCGCAACCTGATGCTGCTGGCCGACGGCACACCCGGCGTATTGGACTTCCAGGACGCCGTGGCCGGCCCCATCGGCTACGACATCGCCTCGCTGCTGCGCGACGCCTTCCTGTCCTGGGACGAGGAGCAGGAGCTGGACTGGGCGATCCGCTACTGGGAGCTGGCCCGCAAGGCCGGCCTGTTCGGCGAGGCGCACTGGGCCGACGACTTCGGCGAGTTCTGGCGCCGGCTGGAATGGACCGGCCTGCAGCGCCACCTGAAGATCCTGGGCATCTACTGCCGCCTGCACTACCGCGACGGCAAGAGCGCCTACATCGCCGACCTGCCGCGCTTCTACGCCTACTGCATCAAGGTGGCCATGCGCTATGTCGAGCTGGCGCCGCTGAAGCGGCTGCTGGAAGACCTGCGCCCGGAGCTGACCCAGACCGGCTTCAATCTGCGCTGA
- a CDS encoding LytTR family DNA-binding domain-containing protein — protein MSKTTVTALIADDEEGPREQLRAALKRLWPELEIVAASIHGVDAWDDFLQHEPDVCFLDIRMPGLTGIEVARRMAATATPPQVVFVTAFGDHALSAFDAGAVDYVMKPVDDARLAQAIERVQGRLQRPEPAAAGADLQALLKQLLPAAAPRPKMIQASLGREVKMIAPEDVIYFESDNRYTRVVYEGGEALIRTALKELLTQLDAEQFWQVHRSVLVNSRCVASAIRIDENSMVLTLKGRQEKLPVSRQFQGLFKGQ, from the coding sequence ATGAGCAAGACGACCGTGACCGCCCTGATTGCCGACGACGAGGAGGGCCCGCGCGAGCAGCTGCGCGCCGCGCTCAAGCGCCTGTGGCCCGAACTGGAGATCGTGGCCGCCAGCATCCACGGCGTCGATGCCTGGGACGACTTCCTGCAGCATGAGCCGGACGTCTGCTTCCTCGACATCCGCATGCCCGGCCTGACCGGCATCGAGGTGGCGCGACGCATGGCAGCCACGGCCACGCCGCCGCAGGTGGTCTTCGTCACCGCCTTTGGCGACCATGCGCTGTCGGCCTTCGACGCCGGCGCGGTGGACTATGTGATGAAGCCGGTCGACGACGCCCGCCTGGCCCAGGCCATCGAGCGGGTGCAGGGCCGGCTGCAACGCCCCGAGCCGGCGGCCGCCGGTGCGGACCTGCAGGCCCTGCTCAAGCAGCTGCTGCCGGCCGCCGCGCCCCGGCCCAAGATGATCCAGGCCTCGCTGGGCCGCGAGGTCAAGATGATCGCGCCCGAGGACGTGATCTATTTCGAGAGCGACAACCGCTACACCCGCGTGGTCTACGAAGGCGGCGAGGCGCTGATACGCACGGCGCTGAAGGAGCTGCTGACCCAGCTGGACGCCGAGCAGTTCTGGCAGGTGCACCGCTCGGTGCTGGTCAACAGCCGCTGCGTCGCCAGCGCGATCCGTATCGACGAGAACTCCATGGTGCTGACGCTCAAGGGCCGGCAGGAGAAACTGCCGGTGTCCAGGCAGTTTCAGGGCCTCTTCAAGGGACAGTGA
- a CDS encoding alpha/beta hydrolase, protein MRTLRTDDGLPLHWRQWTKPGLDRARGTVLIVHGLGEHGGRYQHVAARLNSWGWHVVAVDLRGHGASGGPRGDIPDPERYFKDLAQVIDELRNDEQLAGGALLLLGHSMGGLIASRFVAGGLSASAGGVLPAWFRPVDGLILSSPALDPGMSWFQKLLLNVARPLVPHLPAGNGLKPAWISRSPAVVKAYVSDPQVHSRITPMLARMIVDAGEEVRDHASEWLVPTLLMWAGADRCVAPSGSAAFAAAAPRLLVQGYCFERLFHELFNEPEQEQVFARMQGWLEERFARTTMY, encoded by the coding sequence ATGCGAACGCTCAGAACCGACGACGGCCTGCCGCTGCACTGGCGGCAATGGACCAAGCCGGGCCTGGACCGTGCGCGCGGCACGGTGCTGATCGTCCATGGCCTGGGCGAGCATGGCGGCCGCTACCAGCATGTGGCGGCCCGGCTCAACAGCTGGGGCTGGCACGTGGTGGCCGTCGATCTGCGCGGCCACGGTGCCTCCGGCGGCCCGCGCGGTGACATTCCCGATCCCGAGCGCTACTTCAAGGACCTGGCCCAGGTCATCGACGAGCTGCGCAACGACGAACAACTGGCCGGCGGCGCCTTGCTGCTGCTGGGCCACAGCATGGGCGGCCTGATCGCCTCGCGCTTCGTGGCCGGCGGCCTCAGCGCCAGCGCCGGCGGCGTGCTGCCGGCCTGGTTCCGGCCGGTTGACGGCCTGATCCTGTCCTCGCCGGCGCTGGACCCCGGTATGTCCTGGTTCCAGAAGCTGCTGCTGAATGTGGCCCGGCCGCTGGTGCCGCATCTGCCGGCCGGCAATGGCCTGAAGCCGGCCTGGATCTCCCGCAGCCCGGCCGTGGTCAAGGCCTATGTCAGCGACCCGCAGGTCCACAGCCGCATCACGCCCATGCTGGCGCGGATGATCGTGGACGCCGGCGAGGAAGTCCGCGACCACGCCTCCGAATGGCTGGTGCCCACGCTATTGATGTGGGCTGGTGCCGACCGCTGCGTGGCTCCCTCCGGCAGTGCCGCCTTCGCGGCCGCGGCGCCGCGCCTGTTGGTGCAGGGCTATTGCTTCGAGCGGCTGTTCCACGAGCTGTTCAACGAGCCGGAGCAGGAGCAGGTGTTCGCCCGCATGCAGGGCTGGCTCGAGGAGCGTTTTGCCCGTACCACCATGTACTGA
- a CDS encoding histidine kinase, whose amino-acid sequence MKSFFASVDWRTALMLGPRHEFTPAQWKQMAPLLAISPTIKVSALLNALFLSFILVQSLPPGVAVPAFLIFLSVALLMLSMAAMVWRRPTMKRLYIAYGATTVPVGFVGGFAMAILESKGMGAVAHEVLMRGLGLGLLFAFGIWVVAMWRNEFLADWLHDEELRAHAAEASRKLSSAQIQPHFLFNSLASLQHWVASKDDRAAPLLASLTHYLRATLPLFDRPLLAVGEEAEAARRYLEVMQARLGERLRYALDIDPAAAAVQLPPGVLLTLVENAVEHGVQPSLSGGEVRVQARLLPDGALLLEVLDDGPGLAPLATVTEGSLGLHNSRLRLQQAFGGRAALKLGNRAEGGCCAVVQLGAHGGDPIK is encoded by the coding sequence ATGAAAAGCTTCTTCGCCAGCGTCGACTGGCGGACCGCCCTGATGCTGGGGCCCAGGCACGAGTTCACGCCGGCTCAATGGAAGCAGATGGCACCGCTGCTCGCCATCTCGCCCACCATCAAGGTGTCGGCCCTGCTGAACGCGCTGTTCCTGTCGTTCATCCTGGTGCAGAGCCTGCCGCCAGGCGTGGCCGTGCCGGCGTTTCTGATCTTCCTGAGCGTGGCCCTGCTGATGCTGTCGATGGCCGCCATGGTGTGGCGGCGCCCGACCATGAAGCGGCTCTACATCGCCTACGGTGCGACCACCGTGCCGGTGGGCTTTGTCGGCGGCTTTGCGATGGCGATCCTGGAGAGCAAGGGGATGGGGGCGGTTGCGCACGAGGTCTTGATGCGGGGCCTTGGCCTGGGGTTGCTGTTCGCCTTCGGCATCTGGGTCGTGGCCATGTGGCGCAACGAATTCCTGGCCGACTGGCTGCACGACGAGGAGCTGCGCGCCCACGCCGCCGAGGCCTCGCGCAAGCTGTCCAGCGCCCAGATCCAGCCGCATTTCCTGTTCAATTCTCTGGCCTCGCTGCAGCACTGGGTTGCCAGCAAGGACGATAGAGCTGCACCACTTCTGGCATCGCTAACGCATTATCTGCGCGCCACACTGCCGCTGTTCGATCGGCCCCTGCTGGCGGTGGGCGAAGAGGCCGAAGCAGCCCGTCGCTACCTGGAGGTGATGCAGGCGCGGCTGGGCGAACGGCTGCGCTATGCCCTGGACATCGATCCGGCGGCAGCTGCCGTCCAGCTTCCACCGGGCGTGCTTCTGACCCTGGTCGAGAATGCCGTCGAGCATGGCGTGCAGCCCAGCTTGTCCGGTGGCGAGGTGCGGGTGCAGGCGCGTCTGCTGCCCGACGGTGCCCTGCTGCTGGAAGTGCTGGACGACGGACCTGGCCTGGCACCGCTGGCCACCGTGACCGAAGGCAGCCTGGGCCTGCACAACAGCCGGCTGCGTCTGCAGCAGGCCTTCGGCGGCCGCGCCGCCCTGAAGCTGGGCAATCGTGCCGAGGGCGGCTGCTGCGCCGTGGTGCAGCTCGGTGCCCATGGGGGAGATCCAATCAAGTGA
- a CDS encoding LysR family transcriptional regulator: MDQLRAIRVFVRVIDEGSFAGAARALDLAPAVVTRLVAELEEHLGSRLLNRTTRRLALTDIGESYLERARRILAELDEAEALVVSATAEPRGHLRVLLPPALAVHQLAKHLPRFNERFPLVTIELHSIGPVETADESFDISILITRNPLSGDFVARRLARSEVIMCAAPEYLDRRSRPQKPQDLAEHNALLPQTVSFNHGVTMRRGTETVTLEPSSKPLLRASHIDTNYAAALHGLGIAGLPSFMIEDALLEKALERVLPEWQLYSLTLWAAMPTRKYLPARTRAFLEFLLEIFGGEDRDPWLAAAGCETAFDREPLVSSFSAD; the protein is encoded by the coding sequence ATGGACCAGCTGCGGGCGATCCGGGTTTTCGTCCGCGTCATCGACGAGGGCAGCTTCGCCGGCGCGGCGCGGGCGCTGGACCTGGCTCCGGCCGTGGTCACGCGCCTGGTGGCCGAGCTCGAGGAGCACCTGGGCTCGCGCCTGCTCAACCGAACGACGCGCCGCCTGGCGTTGACCGACATTGGTGAGAGCTACCTGGAACGGGCGCGGCGCATCCTGGCCGAACTGGACGAGGCCGAGGCCCTGGTCGTGTCGGCCACGGCGGAGCCGCGGGGCCATCTGCGGGTCTTGCTGCCGCCTGCCCTGGCGGTGCATCAACTGGCCAAGCACCTGCCGCGCTTCAATGAGCGCTTCCCCCTCGTCACGATCGAGCTGCATTCGATCGGACCGGTCGAGACGGCCGACGAGAGTTTCGACATCAGCATCCTGATCACGCGCAACCCTCTGAGCGGCGATTTCGTGGCGCGACGGTTGGCGCGCAGCGAGGTGATCATGTGTGCCGCGCCCGAATACCTGGACCGGCGCAGCCGCCCTCAGAAGCCGCAGGATCTGGCCGAGCACAATGCGCTCCTGCCCCAGACGGTCAGCTTCAACCACGGGGTGACGATGCGTCGCGGTACCGAAACGGTGACGCTGGAACCTTCCAGCAAGCCGCTGCTGCGCGCCAGCCACATCGACACCAACTACGCCGCAGCGCTGCACGGCCTGGGCATCGCCGGCCTGCCCAGCTTCATGATCGAGGACGCCTTGCTGGAAAAGGCGCTGGAGCGGGTGCTGCCCGAATGGCAGCTGTACAGCCTCACCCTGTGGGCCGCGATGCCCACTCGCAAGTACCTGCCGGCCCGGACCCGGGCCTTCCTCGAATTCCTGCTCGAGATCTTCGGCGGCGAGGACCGCGACCCCTGGCTGGCGGCCGCCGGCTGCGAAACCGCCTTCGATCGCGAGCCCTTGGTCAGCTCATTCAGCGCAGATTGA
- a CDS encoding histidine kinase, which yields MGFEFSQPAWFKRLCIPQNMQVFSAEELARAGDQAWPRLIDGYVLFQYVAIAAACFVLIPRGIAPLLILGGLLLLLGILVLSRRLWRDPAPKRVTRSIRTAGLIYGAGVLASTAWLDKAEAMAVIVVLAWLLFFCTSAWWGMLVFRQHQIKARLRELDERDQQAALQAQLLQAQIQPHFLFNSLASLGHWVRSQDPRAAPMLEALTAYLRATLPLFNREQLSVGEELAAVREYLTVMQARLGERLKVEIDVDPALLDQPLPPAILLTLVENAIEHGVVPKLGEATLRIEGRQLKSSVLISVADDGPGLPEHPAPQAPGRGVGLNNSRLRLAQRFGERARLSLENGPLGGCLAQLRVEAA from the coding sequence ATGGGCTTTGAGTTCTCGCAACCGGCCTGGTTCAAGCGCCTGTGCATTCCGCAGAACATGCAGGTCTTCTCGGCCGAGGAGCTGGCACGCGCCGGCGACCAGGCCTGGCCCCGGCTGATCGACGGCTATGTGCTGTTCCAGTACGTGGCCATTGCCGCCGCCTGCTTCGTGCTGATTCCCCGCGGCATTGCGCCGCTGCTGATACTGGGCGGGCTGCTGCTGCTGCTCGGCATCCTGGTGCTGAGCCGGCGGTTGTGGCGCGATCCGGCGCCCAAGCGCGTCACCCGCTCGATCCGCACCGCCGGCCTGATCTACGGCGCTGGCGTGCTGGCGTCCACCGCCTGGCTGGACAAGGCCGAGGCCATGGCCGTGATCGTGGTGCTGGCCTGGCTGCTGTTCTTCTGCACCTCGGCCTGGTGGGGCATGCTGGTGTTCCGCCAGCACCAGATCAAGGCCAGGCTGCGCGAGCTGGACGAGCGCGACCAGCAGGCCGCGCTGCAGGCCCAGCTGCTGCAGGCCCAGATCCAGCCGCATTTCCTTTTCAACTCGTTGGCCTCGCTGGGCCATTGGGTGCGCAGCCAGGACCCGCGCGCGGCCCCCATGCTGGAAGCGCTGACCGCCTATCTGCGCGCCACGCTGCCACTGTTCAACCGCGAGCAGCTCAGCGTGGGTGAGGAGCTGGCGGCGGTGCGTGAGTACCTGACCGTGATGCAGGCCCGGCTCGGCGAGCGGCTCAAGGTCGAGATCGACGTGGATCCGGCCCTGCTGGACCAACCGCTGCCGCCGGCCATCCTGCTGACCCTGGTGGAGAACGCCATCGAGCATGGGGTCGTGCCCAAGCTGGGCGAGGCCACCTTGCGCATCGAGGGCCGCCAGCTCAAGAGCAGCGTGCTGATCAGCGTGGCCGACGATGGCCCCGGTCTGCCCGAACACCCGGCGCCGCAGGCCCCGGGTCGCGGCGTGGGCCTGAACAACTCGCGGCTGCGCCTGGCCCAGCGCTTTGGCGAGCGGGCGCGGCTGAGCCTGGAGAACGGGCCGCTGGGCGGCTGCCTGGCCCAATTGCGTGTGGAGGCGGCCTGA
- the lptD gene encoding LPS assembly protein LptD: protein MPLVLAITGLAQAQEARKQEEPLTLRRSKVLTPPGSSTPTTRPAVVLGARKLESRLDQEATAEGDAELRYGELLLKADKLSYLEPRDEARATGHVEVSRAGNVFRGSELQLFVQRFEGEFLDPSYFFSLTGGGGKAARLRFLGEQKVLAEGGTYSSCPAGEDGQEPAWELRTTRLRMDFEANEGIASGAVLRFYGVPILAAPTISFALGSARKSGWLPPNIGLDNRSGFELGLPYYWNIAPQHDATFTPFVMTRRGAGVDSEFRYLEPQHNGVLNLAWLPSDRVANRARWALDLAQQGEVGRDWRYQIRSERVSDDEYWKDLPKRLHSQTPRLLATDLRFGRTVQRDWGEAQAYARVQSWQALQGADPLSRYETPYQRLPQVGLRLTSEADDAVMAGFRPWGRRARLEGSLELEYNRFELPREALLSQIKDLPTGQRAHALGHVSVPLGGAGWWLIPKLSLNAAAYSLDAPLLDGRRSMSRSVPSFSVDQGWVFERQTELFGRGTLQTLEPRLLYVNTPYRAQLALPNFDSAPKDFNFDSIYTDNQFSGIDRVSDNHQLTFGAISRWVNASQGGELLRLGLVQRYLFRDQRITPDGQPQTQRLSDLLLLGSAHLNSQWWMDAAVQYNPDSSKAVRTVMSARYSPGPYRTVSAAYRLAAGQSEQVELGWQWPLFGAKPDDGPRRSSASSNGSGSCSGAWYSAGRVQYSLKDKRFTDSVVGFEYDAGCWILRVGAERLSTGRAETNTRLLLQLELVGLSRLGSNALKVLRDNIPGYRPLSSDRSASSDASYD, encoded by the coding sequence GTGCCCCTGGTCCTGGCGATCACCGGCCTGGCTCAGGCCCAGGAGGCCCGCAAGCAGGAAGAACCGCTGACCCTGCGCCGCAGCAAAGTGCTGACACCGCCGGGGTCGAGCACGCCGACCACGCGACCGGCCGTGGTGCTGGGCGCGCGCAAACTGGAGAGCCGCCTGGACCAGGAGGCCACGGCCGAGGGCGATGCTGAATTGCGCTATGGCGAGCTGCTGCTCAAGGCCGACAAGCTCAGCTATCTGGAGCCGCGCGACGAGGCCCGTGCCACCGGCCATGTGGAGGTCAGCCGTGCCGGCAATGTGTTCCGCGGCAGCGAGCTGCAGCTGTTCGTCCAGCGCTTCGAGGGCGAGTTCCTCGACCCCAGCTATTTCTTCTCGCTGACCGGCGGCGGCGGCAAGGCCGCCCGGCTGCGCTTCCTCGGCGAGCAGAAGGTGCTGGCCGAGGGCGGCACCTACAGCTCCTGCCCGGCCGGCGAGGACGGCCAGGAGCCGGCCTGGGAATTGCGCACCACGCGGCTGCGCATGGACTTTGAAGCCAACGAAGGCATCGCCAGTGGTGCCGTGCTGCGCTTTTACGGCGTGCCCATCCTGGCGGCGCCGACCATCAGCTTTGCGCTGGGCTCGGCGCGCAAGTCGGGCTGGCTGCCACCCAATATCGGCCTGGACAACCGCAGCGGCTTCGAGCTGGGCCTGCCCTACTACTGGAACATCGCGCCCCAGCACGACGCCACCTTCACGCCGTTCGTGATGACGCGCCGCGGCGCCGGCGTGGACAGCGAGTTCCGCTACCTGGAGCCGCAGCACAACGGTGTGCTCAACCTGGCCTGGCTGCCCAGCGACCGCGTGGCCAACCGGGCGCGCTGGGCGCTGGACCTGGCCCAGCAGGGCGAGGTCGGCCGCGACTGGCGCTACCAGATCCGCTCCGAGCGGGTCTCGGACGACGAATACTGGAAGGACCTGCCCAAGCGCCTGCACAGCCAGACGCCGCGGCTGCTGGCCACCGACCTGCGCTTCGGCCGCACCGTGCAGCGCGACTGGGGCGAGGCCCAGGCCTATGCCCGGGTGCAGAGCTGGCAGGCCCTGCAGGGCGCCGATCCGCTGAGCCGCTACGAGACGCCCTACCAGCGCCTGCCCCAGGTGGGCCTGCGCCTGACCAGCGAGGCCGACGACGCGGTGATGGCCGGCTTCCGCCCCTGGGGCCGCCGGGCCCGGCTGGAGGGCTCGCTGGAGCTGGAATACAACCGCTTCGAGCTGCCGCGAGAAGCCCTGCTCAGCCAGATCAAGGACCTGCCGACCGGCCAGCGTGCCCATGCGCTGGGCCATGTCAGCGTGCCGCTGGGCGGTGCCGGCTGGTGGCTGATCCCGAAACTGTCGCTCAATGCCGCGGCCTACTCGCTCGACGCCCCCTTGCTGGACGGCCGCCGCAGCATGTCGCGCAGCGTGCCCAGCTTCAGTGTGGACCAGGGCTGGGTGTTCGAGCGCCAGACCGAGCTGTTCGGCCGCGGCACCTTGCAAACGCTGGAGCCGCGCCTGCTGTACGTGAACACGCCGTACCGGGCCCAGCTCGCTCTGCCCAATTTCGATTCGGCGCCCAAGGACTTCAATTTCGACTCGATCTACACCGACAACCAGTTTTCGGGCATCGACCGGGTTTCGGACAACCACCAGCTGACCTTCGGCGCGATCAGCCGCTGGGTCAACGCCTCGCAGGGCGGCGAGCTGCTGCGCCTGGGCCTGGTGCAGCGCTACCTGTTCCGCGACCAGCGCATCACGCCCGACGGCCAACCACAGACCCAGCGCCTGTCGGACCTGCTGCTGCTGGGCTCGGCCCATCTGAACTCTCAGTGGTGGATGGACGCGGCCGTCCAGTACAACCCGGACAGCAGCAAGGCCGTGCGTACCGTGATGTCGGCGCGCTACTCGCCGGGGCCCTATCGCACGGTCAGCGCGGCCTACCGGCTGGCGGCGGGCCAGAGCGAGCAGGTCGAGCTGGGCTGGCAATGGCCGCTGTTCGGCGCCAAGCCCGACGATGGTCCGCGACGCAGCAGTGCCTCGTCCAATGGCAGCGGCAGCTGCAGCGGTGCCTGGTACAGCGCCGGCCGAGTCCAGTACAGCCTGAAGGACAAGCGCTTCACCGATTCGGTGGTCGGCTTCGAGTACGACGCCGGCTGCTGGATCTTGCGCGTCGGCGCCGAACGGCTGTCCACCGGCCGGGCCGAAACCAATACCCGATTGCTGTTGCAACTGGAGCTGGTGGGCCTGTCCCGGCTTGGCTCCAATGCCCTCAAGGTCCTGAGAGACAATATCCCCGGTTACCGTCCGCTGAGCTCAGACCGCTCGGCCAGCTCTGATGCCTCCTATGACTGA
- a CDS encoding M20 family metallopeptidase, giving the protein MNARDPQLPLQADEASALGEFAARVWDEEIVPALTQYIAIPAKSPMFDADWAKNGHIEKVLRDAAGWVESKKVAGLKLEVIRLEGRTPVIFFEVPATKADCDDTIVLYGHLDKQPEFNGWRADLGPWTPKYEDGKLYGRGGADDGYAVYASLTAIMALDKQGIPRPRCVGIIETCEESGSYDLPAYIDVLKARLGNVSLVVCLDSGAGDYEQLWLTTSLRGMVSGVLKVEVLTEGIHSGDASGLVPSSFRILRQVLDRLEDSKTGRLLPESFHCEIPGNRIAQAQATAAILKEEVYKRMPWACGADGGPVLPMTTDPVEALLNRTWRPTLSVTGVEGFPELKNAGNVLRPFTAFKLSLRLPPVIDGNAAALELKKLLEDNAPYNAKVTFVPDGRAGAFGATGWNTPELSSWLETALEDASQQHFGRPVGFIGQGGTIPLMSMLQKGFPSAQMMVCGVLGPKSNAHGPNEFLHVPYGKRLTAAVAQVMAAHP; this is encoded by the coding sequence ATGAACGCACGCGACCCGCAGCTACCCCTGCAAGCCGACGAAGCCAGCGCCCTGGGCGAATTTGCCGCCCGCGTCTGGGACGAGGAAATCGTCCCCGCCCTGACCCAGTACATCGCCATCCCGGCCAAGAGCCCGATGTTCGACGCCGACTGGGCCAAGAATGGTCATATCGAAAAGGTGCTGCGCGACGCTGCCGGCTGGGTCGAGAGCAAGAAGGTCGCGGGCCTGAAGCTGGAAGTCATCCGTCTCGAAGGCCGCACGCCGGTGATCTTCTTCGAGGTGCCGGCCACCAAGGCGGATTGCGACGACACCATCGTGCTGTACGGCCACCTGGACAAGCAGCCCGAGTTCAATGGCTGGCGCGCCGACCTGGGCCCCTGGACCCCCAAGTACGAGGACGGCAAGCTCTACGGCCGTGGCGGCGCCGACGACGGCTACGCGGTCTACGCCTCGCTGACGGCCATCATGGCCCTGGACAAGCAGGGCATTCCGCGCCCGCGCTGCGTCGGCATCATCGAGACCTGCGAGGAAAGCGGCTCCTACGACCTGCCGGCCTACATCGACGTGCTCAAGGCCCGCCTGGGTAATGTTTCGCTGGTCGTGTGCCTGGATTCGGGCGCTGGCGACTACGAGCAGCTGTGGCTCACCACCTCGCTGCGCGGCATGGTTTCGGGCGTGCTCAAGGTCGAGGTGCTGACCGAGGGCATCCACTCGGGCGATGCCTCGGGCCTGGTGCCGTCGAGCTTCCGCATCCTGCGCCAGGTGCTGGACCGCCTGGAAGACAGCAAGACCGGCCGCCTGCTGCCGGAGAGCTTCCATTGCGAGATCCCGGGCAACCGGATCGCCCAGGCCCAGGCCACGGCCGCCATCCTGAAGGAAGAGGTCTACAAGCGCATGCCCTGGGCCTGCGGCGCCGACGGCGGCCCGGTCCTGCCCATGACCACGGACCCGGTCGAAGCCCTGCTGAACCGCACCTGGCGGCCGACGCTGTCGGTCACCGGCGTGGAAGGCTTCCCCGAGCTGAAGAACGCCGGCAATGTGCTGCGGCCCTTCACGGCCTTCAAGCTGTCGCTGCGCCTGCCGCCGGTCATAGACGGCAACGCCGCCGCGCTGGAGCTGAAGAAGCTGCTGGAAGACAACGCGCCCTACAACGCCAAGGTCACTTTCGTGCCGGACGGCCGCGCCGGTGCCTTCGGTGCCACCGGCTGGAACACGCCCGAGCTCTCGTCCTGGCTGGAGACCGCGCTGGAAGACGCCAGCCAGCAGCATTTCGGCCGGCCGGTGGGTTTCATTGGCCAGGGCGGCACCATCCCTTTGATGAGCATGCTGCAGAAGGGTTTCCCGTCGGCGCAGATGATGGTCTGCGGCGTGCTGGGTCCCAAGAGCAATGCCCATGGCCCGAACGAGTTCCTGCATGTGCCCTATGGCAAGCGCCTGACCGCGGCCGTCGCGCAGGTCATGGCCGCTCACCCGTAA